The Malus domestica chromosome 10, GDT2T_hap1 nucleotide sequence AATGTTTACTTGAATATTTTAAGAAAAAGCAGAATGAAGACAAGTCATTTTTCTATTCTCTTTGAACAAATGAGTAAAAATAAGATTTTCTCTCCTATTAATTAGtagaaaaaattaataaaaataagctTAACTAGGGTTAGTGTGGATTACACGTGGCAATCATTGGAAGGGGTGGTGAGCAAACCCTATAGTTAGTGTGGGTGAGCAAAAGTGCATAAAATTTTTTAAAccctttgttttattttattttttttgtttaggtcTTCGTAGCATTTTATAAATGAATAAATTTATcataaaaatttcattaaaagttTGTGGGAAAATAAGAATGGTGGGTGTAGGGCTGGGCACGGCCAAGTTGGGCCCAAATTTAAAGGAATCGGACCGTACTCATTTTAAAATGTAATGGAACGGGGCGAGCTGGGTAGAAGGATTTTGAGTTTGGAAACTAGACTGCACTGGTTTCTGTCTCCCCACAACAGTGTACATCAAGGAACTGACGTCTGAGTAAGTAGAATCACTACCATAATTGGTCTGCCCTTGCGACGGCTTCCCATACTTATGAGCAGCACCACTTAGAACCCTATCATCTTGCAGTGACAAATCCAGCGAGTACCTGCCTCCATAAACTCCATCTTCTGAATCAATGGTTCCGTCATTATCAGAAGCAGACCCACTCCCATCCTTAACAGCTGGAATTGTTCGAACCAGTATGACATTGGAGGGCAAGTGTCCACTGCTAAATTTAGA carries:
- the LOC114827288 gene encoding uncharacterized protein, which produces MVLYQVMLDCIDAKNLSGSGGMGFGLTPPSKFSSGHLPSNVILVRTIPAVKDGSGSASDNDGTIDSEDGVYGGRYSLDLSLQDDRVLSGAAHKYGKPSQGQTNYGSDSTYSDVSSLMYTVVGRQKPVQSSFQTQNPSTQLAPFHYILK